In one Denitratisoma sp. genomic region, the following are encoded:
- a CDS encoding CzcE family metal-binding protein, translating into MHIRKLIALTGIATFSAALSLPALAHTHRGMSVQSGIADREVTLADGAQYLNVTRNETVRINVAGKSFTWRFDTLGTAPFRLGEIAPQDAGGGNIMVYVAEDPSLLSGE; encoded by the coding sequence ATGCACATTCGTAAACTCATTGCACTCACGGGCATCGCCACATTCTCAGCCGCCCTATCTCTTCCAGCATTGGCGCATACCCATCGCGGGATGTCGGTTCAGTCGGGCATCGCCGACCGCGAAGTCACGCTGGCCGACGGCGCACAGTACCTCAATGTCACGCGCAACGAAACGGTCAGGATCAACGTCGCCGGGAAGAGCTTCACCTGGCGCTTCGATACGCTCGGCACCGCACCGTTCAGGCTCGGCGAGATCGCGCCGCAGGATGCTGGCGGCGGAAACATCATGGTCTATGTCGCCGAGGATCCCAGCCTGCTCAGCGGCGAATAA
- the cadR gene encoding Cd(II)/Pb(II)-responsive transcriptional regulator codes for MRIGELGRAAGVDIETIRYYEKQGLLPKPARAPNGYRAYGPAHLERLAFVRHCRALDMRLAEIKRLLDFVVHPDADCGDINRLIDAQLVRVRARLKSMRALEKQLAALRARCDTGHVAAECGILHELVAAAHGEACACHPAPTGAPGAYRAAGQPLKRDT; via the coding sequence ATGCGCATCGGAGAGCTCGGCCGGGCGGCCGGCGTGGATATCGAAACCATACGATATTACGAGAAGCAGGGACTGTTGCCGAAGCCGGCGCGGGCGCCAAATGGCTATCGCGCCTACGGCCCGGCGCACCTGGAGCGGCTGGCCTTCGTCCGGCACTGCCGGGCGCTCGACATGCGCTTGGCCGAAATCAAGCGGCTGCTCGATTTCGTCGTCCATCCGGATGCCGATTGCGGAGACATCAACCGGTTGATCGATGCGCAACTCGTCCGGGTGCGGGCGCGGCTGAAATCCATGCGCGCCCTGGAGAAGCAGCTCGCGGCGCTGCGGGCGCGCTGCGACACGGGGCATGTCGCCGCCGAATGCGGCATCCTGCATGAGCTGGTGGCGGCTGCTCACGGGGAGGCTTGTGCCTGCCATCCTGCTCCCACAGGGGCTCCCGGCGCATACCGCGCGGCAGGACAACCTTTAAAGCGAGATACATGA
- a CDS encoding cobalt-zinc-cadmium resistance protein yields MRTIVMIIERRSRERRSRELPRSPVADTIFAEMRKLLAVLMLLALPLQFSWAVAASYCQHEEGQAVQHFGHHHHQHQQVSADGKEAGGKSPLQAHADCSACHLSCPAAAASSAAVSVVAPASLVAGDPPGALPSVVPESPERPKWMRFA; encoded by the coding sequence ATGCGCACCATCGTCATGATCATTGAGCGCCGCAGCAGGGAGCGCCGCAGCAGGGAGTTGCCCCGAAGTCCTGTTGCAGATACAATCTTTGCCGAAATGAGAAAACTGCTCGCCGTCCTTATGCTGCTCGCCCTGCCGCTCCAGTTCTCCTGGGCGGTTGCGGCAAGCTATTGCCAGCATGAGGAAGGGCAGGCCGTGCAGCACTTCGGTCACCACCATCATCAGCATCAGCAGGTATCGGCGGACGGCAAGGAAGCCGGCGGAAAGTCGCCGCTGCAAGCGCATGCCGATTGCAGCGCCTGCCATCTGAGCTGCCCCGCGGCGGCCGCCTCGTCTGCGGCGGTGTCCGTCGTCGCTCCGGCATCGCTCGTCGCCGGCGATCCTCCCGGCGCGTTGCCTTCCGTAGTACCCGAGAGCCCCGAGCGGCCCAAGTGGATGCGTTTCGCCTGA
- a CDS encoding cytochrome c, translating to MKSPLPVALFLLFLTNAALAASEPSPSVLKAQQVCAACHGKDGNSPSDQFPRLAGQREAYLVAALRAYRAGRRGDAVMRPQAEKLSDRDIEQLAAFYAAQTGLTVKQPRRGEQYHRGGW from the coding sequence ATGAAATCGCCATTGCCGGTAGCGTTGTTCCTGCTATTTTTAACCAACGCGGCCTTGGCAGCCAGCGAACCGTCACCAAGCGTACTCAAGGCCCAACAAGTCTGTGCAGCCTGTCACGGAAAGGATGGCAACAGCCCATCCGACCAGTTTCCCCGGCTTGCCGGGCAGCGCGAGGCCTATCTGGTGGCCGCGTTGCGCGCCTATCGCGCAGGCCGGCGAGGCGACGCGGTGATGCGTCCGCAGGCAGAAAAGCTGTCGGATCGGGATATAGAGCAGCTCGCCGCGTTCTACGCTGCGCAAACGGGGCTGACCGTCAAGCAGCCGAGGCGGGGAGAGCAATACCATCGCGGCGGCTGGTAA
- a CDS encoding isoprenylcysteine carboxylmethyltransferase family protein, giving the protein MNEPAAYGLWPLVILNSAIFIIFAFSFAKPQSTRDWRSFGAFSAFLVALFTEMYGFPLTIYLLSGWLTSRFPGVDWLAHDSGHLLEMIFGWKSNPHFGPFHILSTLFIFGGFILLSSAWKVLYAAQRAHRLATTGPYARIRHPQYAGFVLVMFGFLLQWPTLVTLAMFPVLVLMYWRLARREEREAEAEFGGEYARYRAQTPAFLPFR; this is encoded by the coding sequence ATGAACGAGCCCGCCGCTTACGGCCTGTGGCCACTGGTCATCCTCAACTCGGCGATCTTCATCATCTTCGCCTTCAGCTTCGCCAAGCCGCAGAGCACGCGCGACTGGCGTTCCTTCGGCGCCTTCTCGGCCTTCCTCGTCGCCCTGTTTACGGAGATGTACGGCTTTCCGCTGACCATCTACCTGCTTTCCGGCTGGCTGACGAGCCGCTTCCCCGGCGTCGACTGGCTGGCGCACGATTCCGGCCACCTGCTGGAGATGATCTTCGGCTGGAAATCCAACCCGCACTTCGGGCCCTTCCACATCCTCAGCACGCTGTTCATCTTCGGCGGTTTCATCCTGCTGTCGTCGGCCTGGAAGGTGCTCTACGCGGCCCAGCGGGCGCATCGCCTGGCCACGACCGGGCCCTATGCGCGGATTCGGCACCCGCAGTACGCCGGTTTCGTTCTCGTCATGTTCGGCTTTCTGCTGCAATGGCCGACGCTGGTGACGCTGGCGATGTTCCCGGTGCTGGTACTCATGTACTGGCGGCTGGCAAGGCGCGAGGAGCGCGAAGCGGAGGCTGAGTTTGGCGGGGAATACGCGCGCTATCGCGCGCAGACCCCGGCGTTCCTGCCTTTTCGATGA
- a CDS encoding SHOCT domain-containing protein — protein MGDWSGWGWGGMGFGVIGMSLFWILLVVAIIALVRGMWASGASSAERRQEKSALDILKERYARGEIEREEFEQKRRDLST, from the coding sequence ATGGGTGACTGGAGCGGCTGGGGATGGGGCGGCATGGGTTTCGGCGTGATCGGCATGTCGCTGTTCTGGATTCTGCTCGTCGTGGCAATCATCGCGCTGGTGAGGGGGATGTGGGCTTCGGGCGCATCGTCGGCAGAAAGGCGCCAGGAGAAATCCGCCCTCGACATTCTCAAGGAGCGCTATGCCCGCGGCGAGATCGAACGCGAAGAGTTCGAGCAGAAGAGGCGCGACCTCTCGACCTGA
- a CDS encoding SHOCT domain-containing protein translates to MWDYSMGHWWGWFGMGLFWLVLLLLVLVAVKYLTSNSAPPSDSSRGAGKTAADYLEESYARGEISRDEFLQKREDLKRR, encoded by the coding sequence ATGTGGGATTACAGCATGGGACATTGGTGGGGCTGGTTCGGGATGGGGTTGTTCTGGCTGGTCCTCCTCCTGCTCGTCCTGGTGGCCGTCAAGTACCTCACTTCCAACTCCGCGCCGCCAAGCGATTCTTCAAGGGGAGCAGGCAAGACCGCTGCGGATTATCTGGAGGAATCTTATGCCAGGGGAGAAATCTCCCGTGACGAATTTCTGCAGAAACGCGAAGACCTCAAGCGCCGGTAA
- the petA gene encoding ubiquinol-cytochrome c reductase iron-sulfur subunit, with amino-acid sequence MNDDGGGYPEADVVRRRLVVATSALGGMAVVAAAIPFVASMAPSERARSAGAPVEADLSKLEPGQLATVEWRGKPVWILRRTPEMIERLGRIDRLLLDPASARRQQPDYCRNTLRSVRPEWWIAVALCTHLGCVPSVRKDVAPADLGADWPGGFYCPCHGSKFDFAGRVFRNVPAPLNLEVPPHKYLSDGVVLVGEDEAGQG; translated from the coding sequence ATGAATGACGACGGCGGGGGTTATCCCGAAGCCGATGTCGTACGCCGCCGCCTGGTAGTGGCGACTTCGGCCCTCGGCGGCATGGCGGTCGTTGCCGCCGCGATTCCATTTGTCGCGAGCATGGCGCCGAGCGAAAGAGCACGCTCCGCCGGTGCGCCGGTCGAGGCGGACCTGTCGAAACTGGAACCCGGGCAGTTGGCGACGGTGGAATGGCGCGGCAAGCCGGTATGGATCCTGCGCCGCACGCCCGAGATGATCGAGCGCCTCGGGCGCATCGACCGCCTCCTGCTCGATCCCGCCTCGGCGCGGCGGCAGCAGCCCGATTACTGCAGGAACACTCTGCGCTCGGTCCGGCCGGAATGGTGGATCGCCGTGGCGTTGTGCACCCATCTGGGCTGCGTGCCGTCCGTGCGTAAGGACGTGGCGCCGGCCGATCTCGGCGCGGACTGGCCGGGCGGCTTCTACTGCCCCTGCCACGGCTCGAAGTTCGATTTCGCCGGCCGGGTGTTCAGGAACGTGCCGGCGCCGCTCAACCTCGAAGTGCCGCCGCACAAATATCTTTCGGATGGCGTCGTGCTCGTCGGTGAAGACGAGGCCGGGCAGGGATGA
- a CDS encoding DMT family transporter — MPMQTKRLPGVAAALGAAVLFGAGTPFAKLLLGTVSPWLLAGLLYLGAGLGLGLTRLVRRAPAVRPAAGDWPWLAGAILSGGVAGPVLLMYGLSAMPASGASLLLNAEGVFTALLAWFVFRENFDRRIALGMASIVLGALILSWPGEARFGAAWPALAVLGACLAWALDNNLTRKISLTDATWIAACKGWTAGAVNLAIAAATADRWPPLWAVLVSGGLGWVSYGVSLALFVVGLRHLGTARTGAYFSVAPFVGALIAVPLLGEPVTARLLLAGGLMGLGVWLHLTERHAHAHGHAPLEHAHEHEHDEHHRHEHGHPVAPGTRHTHWHRHAPLTHVHAHFPDAHHRHDH; from the coding sequence ATGCCTATGCAGACAAAGAGGCTGCCGGGGGTGGCGGCGGCGCTTGGCGCCGCAGTGCTGTTCGGGGCCGGTACGCCGTTCGCCAAGCTGCTGCTGGGCACGGTCAGCCCATGGCTCCTGGCGGGGCTGCTGTATCTGGGCGCCGGCCTCGGCCTCGGCCTGACGCGGCTCGTCCGGCGCGCGCCCGCGGTACGGCCGGCGGCGGGCGACTGGCCGTGGCTTGCCGGGGCGATTCTCTCCGGCGGCGTCGCCGGGCCGGTGTTGCTGATGTACGGCCTGTCGGCCATGCCGGCTTCCGGCGCATCGCTGCTGCTGAACGCGGAAGGCGTGTTCACCGCGCTGCTCGCCTGGTTCGTCTTCCGCGAGAATTTCGATCGCCGCATCGCGCTCGGCATGGCGTCCATCGTCCTTGGCGCTCTTATTTTGTCCTGGCCCGGAGAAGCCCGTTTCGGCGCGGCATGGCCGGCGCTCGCCGTGCTCGGCGCCTGCCTCGCCTGGGCGCTCGACAACAACCTCACGCGCAAAATATCGCTGACCGATGCAACCTGGATTGCCGCCTGCAAGGGCTGGACGGCCGGCGCGGTCAACCTCGCCATTGCCGCAGCGACGGCGGATCGCTGGCCGCCGTTGTGGGCCGTGTTGGTATCGGGCGGTCTGGGATGGGTGTCCTATGGGGTGAGTCTGGCCCTCTTCGTGGTCGGCTTGCGCCACCTCGGCACGGCGCGCACCGGCGCCTATTTCTCGGTGGCGCCTTTCGTCGGCGCGCTGATCGCGGTGCCGCTGCTCGGCGAGCCGGTGACGGCGCGCCTGCTGCTTGCCGGCGGCCTGATGGGGCTGGGGGTCTGGCTGCATCTCACCGAGCGGCATGCGCACGCGCACGGCCATGCGCCACTGGAGCACGCGCACGAGCATGAACACGACGAACACCACCGGCACGAACACGGGCATCCGGTGGCGCCGGGTACGCGCCATACGCACTGGCACCGGCACGCGCCGCTGACGCACGTGCATGCGCATTTCCCGGATGCGCACCATCGTCATGATCATTGA
- a CDS encoding DUF2933 domain-containing protein, with protein MESTQDKDHSHGHANGRGKWVFLAFAAIAAFFLLTEHRAHFFGILPYLLLLACPLMHLFHHGGHGGHEGHGGESRDQTEGKPK; from the coding sequence ATGGAATCGACGCAAGACAAAGACCATTCGCACGGTCACGCCAACGGCAGGGGGAAGTGGGTTTTCCTGGCCTTCGCGGCCATTGCCGCTTTTTTCCTGCTCACGGAGCACCGTGCCCATTTCTTCGGCATCCTGCCTTATCTGCTGCTGCTCGCCTGCCCGCTGATGCATCTGTTCCATCACGGCGGACATGGCGGGCATGAAGGCCACGGCGGCGAGTCGCGCGACCAGACGGAAGGAAAGCCGAAATGA
- a CDS encoding TolC family protein: MARIAAALALSLPALAAPAAEPPLTLERAWQLAEQAHPALKAAQANLAAAEGQLDDARGLLWNNPQLAAERARRRAPQPGLGDDTQREWRAELSQALEIAGQHGHRREAAEQELAALKEHVEETRHQVRAEVEQKFVRVLGLQSRAAMEAELVALIRDNVGVARKRFAAGEDTRLETNLAEVELGRSGNQLEAVREQLIQARAELAAALQLPAQALPEAQGTLSADGAFPYTLDQLLAAAAARPRLRALDHREQAARSRLGLERAAAYPDVTVGLFSGREGPNDARERISGISLSLPLPLFRRNATGIGRATTELTQAQIERQAAARDTQATVLALWQKLGSVRERAKRLEQFVLQRLQENQRLSAAAYRAGEIGLTQLLFATRQVLDTRREVLEAATDFALTRIELEQAAGWRSGK; this comes from the coding sequence ATGGCCCGCATCGCTGCGGCGCTGGCGCTCTCGCTGCCGGCCCTGGCCGCGCCGGCGGCTGAACCGCCGCTGACCCTGGAGCGCGCCTGGCAGCTCGCCGAGCAGGCCCATCCCGCCCTCAAGGCGGCGCAGGCGAACCTCGCTGCCGCCGAAGGGCAGCTCGACGACGCCCGCGGCCTGCTCTGGAACAACCCGCAGCTCGCCGCCGAGCGCGCGCGGCGGCGGGCGCCCCAGCCCGGCCTCGGCGACGACACGCAGCGCGAATGGCGGGCGGAATTGAGCCAGGCCCTGGAGATCGCCGGCCAGCACGGCCATCGGCGCGAAGCGGCCGAGCAGGAGCTGGCGGCGCTGAAGGAACACGTCGAGGAGACGCGCCACCAGGTGCGCGCCGAGGTCGAGCAGAAATTCGTCCGCGTGCTCGGCCTGCAGTCGCGCGCCGCCATGGAGGCGGAACTCGTCGCCCTGATCCGGGACAACGTCGGTGTCGCCCGCAAGCGCTTCGCGGCAGGCGAGGACACCCGCCTCGAAACCAATCTCGCCGAGGTCGAACTGGGCCGCTCGGGCAACCAGCTCGAGGCGGTGCGCGAGCAGCTCATCCAGGCCCGCGCCGAGCTCGCTGCCGCCCTGCAGCTGCCGGCGCAGGCACTGCCGGAAGCGCAGGGGACGCTCTCGGCCGACGGCGCCTTCCCCTACACCCTGGATCAACTGCTCGCCGCCGCTGCGGCACGGCCCCGCCTGCGCGCCCTCGACCACCGCGAACAGGCGGCCCGCAGCCGCCTCGGGCTGGAGCGCGCCGCCGCCTACCCGGACGTCACCGTGGGACTGTTCTCCGGCCGCGAAGGCCCGAATGATGCGCGCGAGCGGATCAGCGGCATCTCCCTCTCGCTGCCCCTGCCGCTGTTTCGCCGCAACGCGACCGGTATCGGCCGGGCGACGACGGAACTCACCCAGGCCCAAATTGAACGGCAGGCCGCCGCCCGCGACACCCAGGCGACGGTCCTCGCCCTCTGGCAGAAGCTCGGCAGCGTGCGAGAACGGGCCAAACGGCTGGAGCAGTTCGTCCTGCAGCGCCTGCAGGAAAACCAGCGCCTGTCCGCCGCCGCCTACCGCGCCGGCGAGATCGGCCTGACGCAACTTCTGTTCGCCACCCGCCAGGTGCTCGACACCCGGCGCGAGGTGCTGGAGGCGGCCACCGATTTCGCCCTGACGCGCATCGAGCTGGAACAGGCGGCGGGCTGGCGGAGCGGGAAATGA
- a CDS encoding GDCCVxC domain-containing (seleno)protein, whose amino-acid sequence MTLLKALLSVSSVILESILTCPECGFLKTEIMPTDACLWFHQCHAVLKPKPKPGDGCIFCSYGTVPCPLVQECMVPPRRPV is encoded by the coding sequence ATTACGTTACTGAAAGCTTTGTTGTCAGTAAGCAGCGTGATTCTGGAATCGATCCTGACTTGTCCGGAATGCGGTTTTCTCAAAACCGAGATCATGCCCACCGACGCCTGCCTCTGGTTTCATCAGTGCCATGCCGTGCTCAAGCCCAAACCCAAACCCGGAGACGGCTGCATCTTCTGCTCCTATGGCACCGTGCCGTGTCCGCTGGTGCAGGAGTGCATGGTTCCGCCACGCCGGCCTGTTTAG
- a CDS encoding heavy metal translocating P-type ATPase, translated as MQTRNSEMKQSVFVIGNMDCPTEEALIRKRLGAVLGIGELSFDLMARRLTVGHTLADEEPILQALREVGMQADSPPPQSGACTRCAADEAPAVPAKTWALMAVSGVAAVGAEILAWSGAAEASAPVVALALLSIATGGLGTLKKGWIALKTFTLNINFLMSIAIIGAVSIGEWPEAAVVIFLFALAELIETLSLERARNAIRGLMAMAPETATVRLESGEWVERPAAEVRIGQSVKVRPGERIPLDGVLTAGASAVNQAPITGESMPVEKAPGDAVFAGTVNERGAFEFRVTANKGGTTLDRIIRAVQEAQGQRAPTQRFVDQFARYYTPAVVVFALLVATVPPLFFGAAFADWFYKALVMLVIACPCALVISTPVTVVSGLAAAARHGILVKGGVHLENGRRIRAVALDKTGTLTHGRPVLTDVIPLVDRTADELLQLAASVDAHSEHPVAAAIVAAWQAPGRPLLDVAGFEALTGRGAKGIVAGRLHFVGNHRLVEELAICGPQVEEMLQRLEREGKTAVVLATEQTPLCVLGVADTLRGHSAEAIRDLHALGVVSVMLTGDNPTTARAIADQVGIDDARGNLLPEDKLAAIDDLIARHGGVGMVGDGINDAPALARASIGFAMGAAGTDTAIETADVALMDDDLRKLPRFIALSRSTSQVLWQNISLALGIKAVFFVLALAGQATLWMAVFADMGASLLVVGNGLRLLRR; from the coding sequence ATGCAGACCCGGAATTCAGAAATGAAGCAATCGGTATTCGTCATCGGCAACATGGACTGTCCGACGGAGGAGGCGCTGATCCGCAAGCGCCTCGGCGCAGTGCTGGGCATCGGCGAGCTGTCCTTCGACCTGATGGCGCGCCGGCTCACCGTCGGCCACACGCTGGCCGACGAGGAGCCCATCCTGCAGGCGCTGCGCGAGGTTGGCATGCAGGCGGACTCGCCGCCGCCGCAGTCCGGCGCCTGCACCCGCTGCGCGGCGGACGAGGCGCCTGCCGTCCCGGCGAAGACTTGGGCGCTGATGGCCGTCTCGGGTGTTGCCGCCGTCGGTGCGGAAATCCTCGCCTGGTCGGGCGCCGCGGAGGCTTCGGCGCCGGTGGTCGCGCTGGCCCTGCTGTCGATCGCCACGGGCGGCCTCGGCACCCTGAAGAAGGGCTGGATCGCGCTGAAGACCTTCACCCTCAACATCAACTTCCTGATGAGCATCGCCATCATCGGCGCGGTATCCATCGGCGAGTGGCCGGAGGCGGCGGTGGTGATCTTCCTGTTCGCGCTGGCCGAACTCATCGAGACGCTGTCGCTGGAGCGAGCCAGGAACGCGATTCGCGGCCTGATGGCGATGGCCCCCGAAACGGCGACGGTGCGGCTGGAGAGCGGTGAGTGGGTCGAGCGCCCGGCCGCCGAAGTGCGCATCGGCCAGTCGGTGAAAGTGCGGCCGGGCGAGCGCATTCCCCTCGACGGCGTGTTGACGGCGGGCGCGAGTGCCGTGAACCAGGCGCCGATCACCGGCGAGAGCATGCCGGTGGAAAAGGCGCCGGGCGATGCGGTTTTCGCCGGCACGGTAAACGAGCGCGGCGCCTTCGAGTTCCGCGTCACGGCCAACAAGGGCGGCACTACCCTGGACCGCATCATCCGCGCGGTACAGGAGGCGCAGGGGCAGCGCGCGCCGACGCAGCGTTTCGTCGACCAGTTTGCCCGCTACTACACACCGGCCGTCGTGGTCTTCGCCCTCCTGGTGGCGACGGTGCCGCCGCTCTTCTTCGGCGCGGCCTTCGCGGACTGGTTCTACAAGGCGCTGGTCATGCTGGTGATCGCCTGCCCTTGCGCCCTGGTGATTTCCACGCCGGTCACGGTGGTGAGCGGCTTGGCGGCGGCGGCCCGCCACGGCATCCTCGTCAAGGGCGGCGTGCATCTGGAAAACGGCCGCCGCATCCGCGCCGTCGCGCTCGACAAGACCGGCACGCTGACGCACGGGCGGCCGGTGCTGACCGACGTCATCCCGCTGGTCGATCGGACGGCCGACGAACTGCTGCAGCTGGCCGCCAGCGTCGATGCGCATTCCGAGCATCCGGTCGCGGCCGCCATTGTCGCCGCCTGGCAGGCGCCCGGACGGCCCCTGCTCGACGTCGCCGGCTTCGAGGCGCTGACCGGCCGGGGAGCGAAGGGCATCGTGGCGGGCCGGCTGCATTTCGTCGGCAACCACCGCCTGGTGGAGGAGCTCGCCATCTGCGGCCCGCAGGTCGAGGAAATGCTCCAGCGCCTGGAGCGGGAAGGCAAGACGGCGGTGGTGCTCGCCACGGAGCAGACGCCGCTGTGCGTGCTCGGCGTGGCGGACACGCTGCGCGGCCACAGCGCCGAGGCGATCCGCGATCTCCATGCGCTGGGCGTGGTCTCGGTCATGCTCACCGGCGACAATCCGACCACCGCCCGCGCCATCGCCGACCAGGTCGGCATCGACGACGCGCGCGGCAACCTGCTGCCCGAGGACAAGCTCGCCGCCATCGACGACCTGATCGCCCGCCACGGCGGGGTCGGCATGGTGGGCGACGGCATCAACGACGCGCCGGCGCTGGCCCGGGCCTCCATCGGCTTCGCCATGGGCGCAGCCGGCACCGACACCGCCATCGAGACCGCCGACGTGGCGCTCATGGACGACGACCTGCGCAAGCTGCCGCGCTTCATCGCGCTCTCGCGCAGCACCTCGCAGGTGCTGTGGCAGAACATTTCGCTCGCCCTGGGCATCAAGGCGGTGTTCTTCGTCCTAGCGCTGGCCGGCCAGGCAACGCTGTGGATGGCGGTGTTCGCCGACATGGGGGCGAGCCTGCTGGTGGTCGGCAACGGCTTACGGTTACTGCGTCGATGA
- a CDS encoding efflux RND transporter periplasmic adaptor subunit: MKNLPAFPRAALLALCLSTLALAGCGQSQSPQDGAQKSAAADKPANTTEKPGEHGSGHGEEEQLKLGAEEIAAAGIRTEELQEQEISEQLTVTATIRPNQDRIVHVAPRVPGRVVRVPANLGDAVKAGQTLAVLDSLEVGEAHSAWLQARTAQALAKADFERAEALHGEQIIARKDHLRAHAEYEKSKAALAAAGDRLRMLGVGPAPAVDGQAVSAFPLTTPFAGTVIEKHAILGELAQPDKPLFTVADLSKLWIEANLFEKDLGRVSVGAQAVVTVAAYPDATFAGKLTYIAAVVDKETRTVQARVEVVNADGRLKPEMFATAAIRTGGKGKGLLLPEEAVVLMQGQPTVFVEEHGGFEPRAVELGEKLRGRVVVKAGLAAGDKVVTAGTYALKARILKSQLGEGHAH, from the coding sequence ATGAAGAACCTTCCCGCATTCCCCCGGGCCGCCCTGCTGGCCCTTTGCCTCTCGACCCTGGCGCTCGCCGGTTGCGGCCAAAGTCAGTCCCCGCAGGACGGCGCGCAAAAGAGCGCCGCCGCCGACAAGCCTGCCAACACCACCGAAAAACCCGGCGAACACGGGTCAGGGCACGGCGAGGAAGAACAACTCAAGCTCGGCGCCGAGGAGATCGCCGCCGCCGGCATCCGGACCGAGGAACTGCAGGAGCAGGAAATCAGCGAGCAGCTGACGGTGACCGCCACCATCCGCCCCAATCAGGACCGCATCGTCCACGTGGCGCCGCGCGTGCCGGGGCGCGTCGTCCGGGTTCCCGCCAATCTGGGCGACGCCGTCAAGGCCGGGCAGACGCTCGCCGTGCTCGACAGCCTCGAAGTGGGCGAGGCGCATTCGGCCTGGCTCCAGGCGCGGACGGCGCAAGCGCTGGCCAAGGCGGATTTCGAGCGCGCCGAGGCGCTCCACGGCGAGCAGATCATCGCCCGCAAGGATCACCTGCGCGCCCACGCCGAGTACGAGAAGTCGAAGGCGGCGCTAGCCGCCGCCGGAGACAGGCTGCGCATGCTGGGCGTGGGCCCGGCGCCGGCTGTCGACGGCCAGGCGGTGTCGGCCTTTCCGCTGACGACGCCATTCGCGGGAACGGTGATCGAGAAGCACGCCATCCTCGGCGAGCTGGCCCAGCCGGACAAGCCGCTGTTTACCGTCGCCGATCTCTCCAAGCTGTGGATCGAGGCCAACCTGTTCGAGAAGGATCTCGGCCGGGTGAGCGTCGGGGCGCAGGCCGTGGTCACCGTCGCCGCCTATCCCGACGCCACCTTCGCGGGCAAGCTCACCTACATCGCCGCCGTGGTCGACAAGGAGACGCGCACCGTGCAGGCGCGGGTCGAGGTCGTCAACGCCGACGGACGGCTCAAGCCCGAGATGTTCGCCACCGCGGCAATCCGTACCGGCGGCAAGGGCAAGGGATTGCTCCTGCCGGAGGAGGCGGTGGTGCTGATGCAGGGCCAGCCCACGGTCTTCGTCGAGGAGCACGGCGGCTTCGAACCGCGCGCGGTGGAGCTCGGCGAGAAGCTGCGCGGCCGCGTCGTGGTCAAGGCCGGGCTCGCGGCGGGCGACAAGGTGGTGACGGCGGGAACCTACGCCCTCAAGGCGCGCATCCTCAAATCGCAGCTCGGCGAAGGCCACGCTCACTGA